A region of Trachemys scripta elegans isolate TJP31775 chromosome 24, CAS_Tse_1.0, whole genome shotgun sequence DNA encodes the following proteins:
- the ADAMTS4 gene encoding LOW QUALITY PROTEIN: A disintegrin and metalloproteinase with thrombospondin motifs 4 (The sequence of the model RefSeq protein was modified relative to this genomic sequence to represent the inferred CDS: substituted 1 base at 1 genomic stop codon) yields MGSPLCATLMLLIAAGCHLVLASGERAGAGGYREEIVFPERLAGKSGEGLGGSPSQWLLYRIRTLGEDLVLDLEWDPSFLVEGLTVQYLGRRGQPAAVDGTTEPGSYYTGTVXSDPDSVAAVNYDGVSLLGVLQYHGAEYHVQPLDGGAPNAADGAGAHVLRKKIPEKANGTMCSVGAQALGMAPASGREPRAAAASSRRAKRFASVPRYVETLVVADEHMAQFHGAGLNRYLLTVMAATAKFFRHASLRNPVTLVVTRLVVLGPGEDGLQVTANAAQMLRNFCQWQKGLNKPDDADSEHFDTAIFFTRQNLCGISTCDTLGMADVGTVCDPSRSCSIVEDDGLQSAFTAAHELGHVFNMLHDNAKACEDLNSSGTRHMMAPVMSYVDPDQLWSPCSARFITDFLDNGHGHCLLDKPHEPLRLPAPFPGSNYDADRQCQLTFGPDSRHCPNLHPPCSSLWCTGKINGHFMCQTKHFPWADGTACGQGKACMNGRCISKVEMKAFNTPTPGGWGPWGPWGECSRSCGGGVQFSTRECNKPVPRNGGKYCEGKRTQYRSCSTRECPDGTALTFREQQCAVYNHRSDLFKGFPAPMDWVPRYSGVAEKDQCKLTCQSRALGYYYVLEPRVADGTPCSPDSTSVCVQGRCVHAGCDRVIGSKKKFDKCMVCGGDGSSCSKTYGSFAKPRYGYNDVVTIPAGATHILIRQSSSSATASDGIYLALRRQDGTYALNGNYVLVPSELDVSLAGSVTLRYSGATKATEIITGRGPLHEPLTLQALVVSDHKAPRLKYTFFEPKQQKRTTEQWLKQKAQILEILRNRRGRKEPPRH; encoded by the exons ATGGGAAGCCCACTCTGTGCGACGCTGATGCTTCTCATTGCTGCCGGCTGCCACCTCGTGCTGGCATCAGGGGAGCGAGCCGGTGCTGGTGGCTACAGGGAGGAAATCGTGTTTCCGGAGCGCCTGGCGGGCAagtctggggaggggctgggcggcAGCCCCAGCCAGTGGCTTCTCTACCGCATCCGCACCTTGGGGGAAGACCTAGTCCTGGACCTGGAGTGGGACCCCAGCTTCCTGGTGGAGGGGCTGACTGTGCAGTACCTGGGCAGGAGAGGGCAGCCAGCCGCGGTCGACGGGACGACCGAGCCAGGGAGCTACTACACCGGCACGGTGTAGTCTGACCCAGACTCCGTCGCGGCGGTGAACTATGACGGGGTGtcgctgctgggggtgctgcagtaccACGGCGCCGAGTACCACGTGCAGCCCCTGGATGGGGGAGCGCCCAATGCCGCAGATGGAGCCGGTGCCCACGTGCTCAGGAAGAAGATACCTGAGAAAGCCAATGGCACCATGTGTAGTGTGGGTGCCCAGGCTCTGGGCATGGCTCCAGCCAGCGGAAGGGAGCCCCGCGCCGCAGCAGCGTCCTCGAGGAGAGCAAAG cGGTTCGCCTCGGTGCCACGCTACGTGGAGACGCTGGTGGTGGCGGACGAGCACATGGCCCAGTTCCACGGCGCCGGGCTCAACCGCTACCTGCTGACCGTCATGGCCGCTACTGCCAAGTTCTTCCGCCACGCAAGCCTGCGGAACCCGGTGACGCTGGTGGTGACGCGGCTGGTGGTGCTGGGGCCCGGCGAGGACGGGCTGCAGGTCACGGCCAACGCTGCCCAGATGCTGCGCAACTTCTGCCAGTGGCAAAAGGGACTCAACAAGCCGGACGATGCGGATTCAGAGCATTTCGACACAGCCATCTTCTTTACCCGGCAG AACCTGTGCGGCATCTCCACCTGCGACACGCTGGGCATGGCGGACGTGGGCACTGTCTGCGACCCCAGCCGCAGCTGCTCCATCGTGGAGGATGACGGGCTGCAGTCGGCCTTCACCGCGGCCCATGAACTCG GCCACGTGTTCAACATGCTCCATGACAACGCCAAGGCCTGTGAGGACCTGAACTCCAGCGGCACCCGGCACATGATGGCTCCGGTGATGTCCTACGTGGACCCCGACCAGCTGTGGTCACCCTGCAGCGCCCGTTTCATCACAGATTTCTTGGACAACGGCCATG GTCACTGCCTCCTGGACAAGCCTCATGAGCCCCTGCGCCTGCCAGCCCCCTTCCCGGGCAGCAACTATGACGCAGACCGGCAGTGTCAGCTGACCTTTGGGCCGGACTCCCGCCACTGCCCCAACctgcacccaccctgctcctccctGTGGTGCACGGGCAAGATCAACGGGCACTTCATGTGCCAGACCAAGCACTTCCCTTGGGCAGACGGCaccgcctgcggacagggcaagGCTTGCATGAATGGACGCTGCATCAGCAAAGTGGAGATGAAGGCCTTCAAC ACTCCCACCCCCGGCGGTTGGGGGCCCTGGGGCCCGTGGGGCGAGTGCTCGCGGAGCTGCGGCGGGGGCGTGCAGTTCTCCACCCGTGAGTGCAACAAGCCCGTCCCACGCAACGGCGGCAAATACTGTGAGGGCAAGCGCACCCAGTACCGCTCCTGCAGCACCCGGGAGTGCCCGGATGGCACGG CCCTCACCTTCCGGGAACAGCAATGCGCCGTCTACAACCACCGCTCAGACCTGTTCAAGGGCTTCCCCGCGCCCATGGACTGGGTGCCCCGCTACAGCGGAGTGGCCGAGAAGGACCAGTGCAAGCTGACGTGCCAGTCGCGGGCCCTGGGCTACTACTACGTGCTGGAACCGAGG GTTGCGGATGGGACGCCCTGTTCCCCCGACAGCACCTCGGTCTGCGTGCAGGGGCGCTGCGTCCACGCCGGCTGCGACCGCGTCATCGGCTCCAAGAAGAAGTTTGACAAGTGCATGGTGTGCGGGGGAGATGGGTCCAGCTGCTCCAAGACCTACGGCTCCTTCGCCAAGCCCCG CTACGGTTACAATGACGTGGTCACCATCCCAGCTGGGGCCACCCACATCCTGATCcgccagagcagcagctctgcCACGGCCAGCGATGGCATCTACCTGGCGCTGCGGAGGCAGGACGGCACCTATGCCCTGAACGGGAACTATGTCCTGGTGCCCTCGGAGCTGGACGTCAGCCTGGCGGGCAGCGTGACACTGCGCTACAGCGGGGCCACCAAGGCCACGGAGATCATCACAGGCCGCGGGCCACTCCACGAGCCGCTCACCCTGCAGGCACTGGTGGTGAGTGACCACAAAGCCCCCCGGCTCAAATACACCTTCTTCGAGCCCAAGCAGCAGAAGCGGACGACAGAGCAGTGGCTGAAGCAGAAGGCCCAGATCCTGGAGATCCTGAGGAACCGGCGCGGCCGCAAGGAACCCCCCCGGCATTAG